The following nucleotide sequence is from Citrus sinensis cultivar Valencia sweet orange chromosome 6, DVS_A1.0, whole genome shotgun sequence.
ATTGTCTCCTTTCTTGTAAGTTCTCATGGTTTGAATTCTTTCTTCGAAAAGCATAACCTACAGATACTAGAACTTTAACCTTTACCACTATATATACGCGCGCGCGTGTGTTGTGTATCCATATCTATTCTGCTATATATAGAAGCATGTATTGCAGCTGTATAATAGAGCTGCCTCAATAATCACAACAGCTGTGATGTAGGTTTTCTGACCAGCatcatataaattaacaattgaGAGTAGTTGATCGATCGATGCAACATCAAATTAGTTCTCTTGATTACTCTCCCCACCCcaccttctctctctctatatatatgtatgtatgtatgcgtgtctgtgtttttttttaaaaaaattaatcgtTCATACTCCTAATGTATCTGACACTAATTGacactactcttttattttatgtgaattttctaattattacttttcagTTGTGTAAGTTACTAgctctttaatttaattaggtATGCGTGGGTGTGTGTAGggatctaataattttttttttcctttgttctCTTGTGTTTTCATAGATCAGGGGGAAGAACAAAATTGTTGGGAAGTACTTGCAGAAACTCGGAGAGTTAATTTCCTAGAATTTAaggaatattaatttaatagtttacATATCTAGCTGCATGTGCACCAAAAATAATGAGATTAGATCACATGAGATGATTACAAGCTCGAAAGAAGCAGTATGTTCTTCGAAACAAGAAGGTAATACAGGCGAGGGCAAGATCATAATCACTAAAGCTTCATCAAGTTCAGCATGGCTAAGATTGAAGGATCCACGGATTGTACGCGTGTCTCGTGCTTTCGGAGGTAAAGACAGGCACAGTAAAGTTTGCACCATAAGAGGATTGAGAGACAGGAGAGTAAGGCTTTCTGTTCCCACAGCTATCCAGTTATATGGTCTTCAGGACAGGCTTGGACTTAATCAACCAAGTAAGGTTGTTGATTGGTTGCTTAATGCGGCCAAGGATGAAATTGATGAACTCCCTCCTCTTCCAGCATTAATACCTCCTGAGAATTTTGGTCTAAATAACCATCATCAAGAAATTACTCTATCTTCTAATGGTAATGAAGCAGCTGGTGGTGCTGGTTCTTCTCAAATATCTAGCAAACAAGGCAGCTTCAGTATCAAAAATTGGGAAAGTGCAGATCCGAGATCAGATAACGCTTGGAGTTCTGAAGAAGCTTTTTGGAGGGCTGCTGATTATAAGTCCAAATTAGCAACAGCAAatgcaaataaagaaaactggACTAAAGAAAGTGATCATCAATATCGAGAGAAAGTACAAGAACCCTCATCATCAATCAACTTCTTACCTAGACGACCCTGTGCTACTTCTACTAATTCTTCCTTGCCACCACTAAgtaataatttgtttaataatgcAAATGCTTTGCCATTTGGTCCTTATTATCATTTGGAACCTTCAAATATTCCCTTCTCTCATCATCAATACTTGGCAAGTCATGGGTTAAATATAACATCCCAAACAGAAGACCTTCACAACTTTAATGTTGTGCAATTGCCATCCCCATTATCCCTATCATCCGCAGCCGCAGCCGGCTCTCAGATTTTGGTATGTCCACCACTACCACCTGGAGCAGGAGCAGGAGCAACACAACCATTAGTCTTCCCTTCACAAATTAATCACTTTCAAATGTTGAGCCCGACAAATTCATCACACGGTGCCACTGCAAATTCTCATTTCCAAGCTACTCCACACACCATAAGACCCTTCCATTTGGGCATGACCTCTAGGTTTCTTCCTTCTCACGGCGGCACTGCTAGTCAGTCAGATAAGGACAAGGAGTTTCCTTCTAAATAACATGAAAGCATGCAGCTGTACTACAAGATGCACTCAGggaaggaaaaacaaaataaatccgGGCTCCTTTCCGTTCAAGTGCAACCATGCttccatatttgttttttcttttttttgccTCGGAAGAGAGGAAAGGTACTCTTAAAATCAAGGTATTTAATTGTTTGAGCTTGACATGACTACTTTACTTCCCCGCAGGAGCTACGAGATATGCAGACAGTCTATTTTAAAACTATGGATACTTACAACTATAATTTTAGgtttgattttgtaatttctggTCATCCGGTGACTGAAAATCAAGTTCGGACTCCTTTTAAGTTTGAGAATTGTTATAAAGAAATAacgataataaaattaataaaagagcATGTGATGCTGTGTGGATGGTTTCATTCTAGTGtcaaaacaatatatattgtTCATATTTATACACACAGACACGGTACATGTTtttcattagttgaatgatAACAATGAAGGATACTTCTACACTGAAATTGTGCTCCTTTTGTTGCATCTGCGATTTGGTTAGtcagaaatttttttgatagaTAAAGATATGTGCTGGTTATTGAAGTGAAAGACGAACAAGATTATTTCGCAGCTTTAGTTGACTAGGAAATTATAGCTTTGTTCCTGTTCCATTGTCGTCATTTGCTTCATGCTTTAAGGTCTCACTTTCATGATATATAATCTCATGACATTTTATATTACTCtaatctctttctctttctgtCAAGAACCATTAATTACAATTTGGAATACCCTATACCTATAGAGGGGAAAAAATGTAGAAGGAGCAAAGCATGCATGTTCGGACTTTCCTTTCATAACGTTTGCTAAGTATTTTTAGTAGATACAGtcaattaattgaatataGAGGTTGAGGACTCAATTATGAATGTAAGCACATTTTAAAACGTGGATTTGAGCCGGACtccaataatttaaattattaaattacgTCTAGATAGGGTTAAAATTCGTATATTTAAATATACGGGCTATATATATGAGAAATTCTAGAGGTTAACTGtgtgaagaagaaattgactTGGTACCATGTGCACAAGGTCGAACTAGATAATGGAAGAATAGCAAGTTTTGAAGTAGGGTTAAAGGGCTCGATGAAAGCTGCATCAAGTGAAAAGATTGTTAGTGGTccttaatgaaaaaaaaaaaaaaaagaacacaaGGAGAAGACAAGAAGCAAAGATACATAGATTTGgaagtttgtttgtttttacttaCTATTCCCACAAGCTTTTGCTCTGAGAACCTCATACATTTCTTTGTCTCTCCACTATAAAAAGTTGAGTGATACTATGCTTACTTAGTTGAGATATTTAGTT
It contains:
- the LOC102610499 gene encoding transcription factor TCP5, which translates into the protein MCTKNNEIRSHEMITSSKEAVCSSKQEGNTGEGKIIITKASSSSAWLRLKDPRIVRVSRAFGGKDRHSKVCTIRGLRDRRVRLSVPTAIQLYGLQDRLGLNQPSKVVDWLLNAAKDEIDELPPLPALIPPENFGLNNHHQEITLSSNGNEAAGGAGSSQISSKQGSFSIKNWESADPRSDNAWSSEEAFWRAADYKSKLATANANKENWTKESDHQYREKVQEPSSSINFLPRRPCATSTNSSLPPLSNNLFNNANALPFGPYYHLEPSNIPFSHHQYLASHGLNITSQTEDLHNFNVVQLPSPLSLSSAAAAGSQILVCPPLPPGAGAGATQPLVFPSQINHFQMLSPTNSSHGATANSHFQATPHTIRPFHLGMTSRFLPSHGGTASQSDKDKEFPSK